From a single Brassica oleracea var. oleracea cultivar TO1000 chromosome C5, BOL, whole genome shotgun sequence genomic region:
- the LOC106344781 gene encoding uncharacterized protein LOC106344781, with amino-acid sequence MEMVYINTSQVPNLMPRSNNEMMMELGEEPAITDLVRKTHMKSDGTFVYKRAQRIIEEVESIVVSEHPSTDETDSQGSNSEASITPLVRDEAFYKVVKPHKGRLFGLGTTQMENYDHIAPPAVVLTRKAQLEKEVINLTGMVKLMSQQLTALCEAREVTASDATTNPAPSSPPTTNEPRI; translated from the exons ATGGAGATGGTATACATCAACACATCTCAGGTTCCAAATCTTATGCCAAGGTCAAATAATGAAATG ATGATGGAATTGGGTGAGGAGCCAGCTATCACTGACCTGGTGCGGAAGACTCATATGAAAAGTGATGGCACGTTTGTATACAAGCGTGCACAGAGGATTATTGAAGAAGTTGAGTCTATTGTTGTTTCAGAACACCCCAGCACTGATGAGACTGATAGCCAAGGCTCCAACTCAGAAGCATCAATCACACCACTTGTGAGAGATGAGGCTTTTTACAAG GTGGTCAAGCCACACAAAGGCAGGCTGTTTGGACTTGGAACAACACAAATGGAGAACTATGATCACATTGCTCCACCTGCCGTTGTTCTTACTCGTAAAGCTCAATTGGAGAAAGAGGTGATTAATCTTACTGGAATGGTCAAGTTGATGAGCCAGCAGCTCACTGCTTTGTGTGAAGCTAGAGAAGTGACAGCCTCTGATGCAACTACCAACCCTGCTCCATCTTCACCTCCTACCACAAATGAGCCGAGAATCTAG